The Gemmatimonadaceae bacterium DNA segment GCTGGCGGCTGCGGACTCGCTGCTGATTCCGCTACAGTGCGAGTACTACGCGCTCGAAGGGCTCTCGCAGTTGCTCAACACGGTGCACCTCGTACAGCAGGGAGTGAATCCGTCCCTGGGAATCGATGGTGTGCTGCTGACGATGTACGACGCGCGACTCAACTTGTCGCGCCAAGTGGCCGCGGACGCCCGAGAGTACTTCGGGTCGAAGGTGTTTCAGTCGGTCATTCCGCGAAACGTTCGCTTGGCCGAGGCGCCGTCGTTCGGCAAGCCAATCATCCTTTACGACGTGGCGTCCGTCGGCGCGCAAGCGTATATGGGAGTCGCACGCGAACTGATTGACAGAAATTCGTAACATCTTGATACACAATGAGTTAGCGCTGTATGTGGCAGGCGTCGCAGAATCAATTGGCCGCTAACTCATCATACACCAAGTACTTAGATAATAATTCACTCTCGCAGGAATTAATGACCACAGACAAGGGACGCCGTTTAGGGCGAGGACTTGAGGCGCTGATTGCTCGAGCGCCCACGCGGGCGCCGGGTGAGAGCGACGCGACGCGCGCGCCAAGCTCGGCGACAGCAGCAACGGCCAGCGCAGTCGGCTCGCCGTATCAGCTGCTTCCGATGACGAAGATTCGTCCCAACCCGCTCCAGCCGCGCAAGGAGTTTCGCGAGCAGGATCTCGCCGACCTCGAGGCATCGCTACGTGTGAGCGGATTGCTGCAACCGATTACCGTACGACCCGCGCCGACGGGGTCTGGCTACGAGCTCATCGCAGGCGAGCGACGTTTCCGCGCCGCGCAACGCCTCAACTGGAAAGAGATTCCCGCTGTGGTGCGCGACGTCGACGATCGCCTGCTGCTTTCGCTGGCGATGGTCGAGAACCTACAGCGCGCCGACCTCAACCCGATCGAAGAGGCCGAAGGCTACGAGCAGTTGATTCGCGACTTCTCGCTGACGCAGCAGGAAGTCGCCGACATCGTCGGTAAGGATCGCTCCACCGTGGCGAACACCTTACGCCTGCTAGCGCTCCCGGCATCAGTGCGCCGCCTCGTCTGGGATGGCGCCTTGAGCGTTGGTCACGCGAGGGCGCTCCTTGGTCTCGGCGATGCGACGCGGATGGCCGATCTCGCGCGCACTGCCGTTGCCGATGGCTTGTCGGTGCGTGATGTCGAGCAACTGGTGCGCGCGGCGGTCCCGGGGAAGCCAGGCAAGAAGTCGGCCGCACCGGCGGATTCGCGCAGTGC contains these protein-coding regions:
- a CDS encoding ParB/RepB/Spo0J family partition protein yields the protein MWQASQNQLAANSSYTKYLDNNSLSQELMTTDKGRRLGRGLEALIARAPTRAPGESDATRAPSSATAATASAVGSPYQLLPMTKIRPNPLQPRKEFREQDLADLEASLRVSGLLQPITVRPAPTGSGYELIAGERRFRAAQRLNWKEIPAVVRDVDDRLLLSLAMVENLQRADLNPIEEAEGYEQLIRDFSLTQQEVADIVGKDRSTVANTLRLLALPASVRRLVWDGALSVGHARALLGLGDATRMADLARTAVADGLSVRDVEQLVRAAVPGKPGKKSAAPADSRSAEVRHIEDRLRRRLGTDVRIVQAGKKSKGELRIAFYNDEDFERLMELILGPESNE